GAATGAAACCATTTGTACGAAAAATAGCAAATGGGTTGGGGTGAAAAAAATGAAACATAAAGACCGTTTAAAGGCACTAGGAATAGATAATTTTTATTGTCAAGGTATTTTAGAAAAAAATGATTATGGAGAATGGATGTTTTATGATGAGGAAAACAAAGAAAGTTATTACTTAACGGATATCGAAGCTCCATTTGAATGTAAATTAAATGGTGTTTGGGAAAAAGTGAAAATAAAAAACGATTATTTTCGCACAACGACGAATGTTATTTCCATGAAAACAGGTATGAAAGTACGTTTTCAAAGAACGTATATGTATGCTTATGAATTATTGTTAGAAGAATTAAACGATGGCGCATTTTTTTCGCTTGTGAAAGGATTAAGTAAATTTCATTACACATTGTACCATTGCATTTATTGTCATAACTTTTTACTCTTTCAAAATGAACGAAATGCAACTGGTGTCAATTTTATGATTTTCGATAATAAAGAAATTGTCTGTCAAGTCCAACATTTTTTTGAACGCCAACAAGAAACAACCGTTGATCGATTTATTTTTACCTTAAGTACAGGGGAATACTATAGCATAGAATTTCGTGATTAATAAAACGTTGCATCATACAAGGTGCAACGTTTTTTGTATGGATATGTTTCAAATCTATATAAAAAAACAATTTTTCTGTACAATGTTGAAGTTCTACAGAAGCAAAAGACGCTTCTTCCGCCTTTCGCCCTCCGCTTTTTATTTTTCAAAACAGAAAAAATAGTCATAAATTTGTCATGAATTGTGGTAAAGTAGGGATATAGATAGATGAAGGAGGATTTTTTATGGGGGATCAAGCAATCGTTGCAAAAAATCAATTTACAAAAGATGAACTTTTTCAACGTATTACATATGTATACGAGAAAGTGAATCAATCTGGTGATGAAGCCGTTGCACATAAATTGTACCAATTGTTAGAAAAGCTTCGGGATAATGAGTTTGTCATCGGGTTTTGCGGGCACTTTTCTGCTGGGAAATCAAGTATGATTAATGAATTAACAGGGGTCCATTTATTGCCGTCTAGTCCTATTCCAACTAGCGCCAATGTTGTAAAAGTGAAAACAGGTCGTGCTTATGCACGTGTTTATTTTAAGCATCAAGATCCAATTGAATTTCCTTATCCTTACAATATTAAAGAAATTAAAGCTTTTTGTGTAGATGGTGATGAAGTAGATGCAGTGGAGATTAGTCACCCTTCAGAAGAATTACCAAAAGGAATCAGTGTGATGGATACCCCAGGAATTGATTCTACGGATGATGCACATCGTGTTGCAACTGAATCTACGCTTCATTTAGCGGATGTTATTTTATACGTGA
The genomic region above belongs to Massilibacterium senegalense and contains:
- a CDS encoding DUF2777 family protein; its protein translation is MKHKDRLKALGIDNFYCQGILEKNDYGEWMFYDEENKESYYLTDIEAPFECKLNGVWEKVKIKNDYFRTTTNVISMKTGMKVRFQRTYMYAYELLLEELNDGAFFSLVKGLSKFHYTLYHCIYCHNFLLFQNERNATGVNFMIFDNKEIVCQVQHFFERQQETTVDRFIFTLSTGEYYSIEFRD